The Gossypium hirsutum isolate 1008001.06 chromosome D02, Gossypium_hirsutum_v2.1, whole genome shotgun sequence region TTTTTTTATCCAATTTGTTTAGTATTTAGGGGTTAGTATTTGATACATTGACAGATACTTTTTATAGTGTACAAACTTCACTGGTAACGTACTAaatattttccctaaatttaaatgcgttatataattaaattaattgataaagTACAActtgattttaaatgaaatagaataaaataaaatataattgaatttatttttatttacttaagttTTTCACACTtcttttttgtaaaaaagaatTATCTTGTCATGTTTATAGTGAGTTATGAAACTCATTTAAGATAATTAGGcgattaaaattttcaacaaagcCTTCATCCTCGGCGATTGAGGCTTAAATGGAGAATAATTGAGGTACCATGAAGGATATTCTAATTTCTGTCTCGCATTCGAGCGGTGCAAGTAAGAAGGCTCCGATCTGTGTGTTGTGTCACTATTACCAGCAACCAACAAGAGAGAAAGCAGCAACTTATGCAAGCAAAAAGGGTACAAAACGTAAGAGATGAGATGCAACATTATTGTTTTCCACACATTTCCCCGCATACAAATAAGAAACTTACTAACAGTACAAGTATGAGAACTTCCATCCCATTTTGGCAAAATCTACTCTAAAAATGTCTAGTCACACCAAATACCTTGAGTGACATTTATTGCAGTTACGACAACCAACTAACTCGAATGTGAAATAGTCAAAAACCAGATTCCACTCATCAAAGTAACTCTACTTCATAGAAGCCCCAGAGTTCCCTCGCTTTGGGTCCTTCGCATAGAAAGCTCTGATTTAAAGTTGAGAACTTTGCTACCAAGATCTACATGATGATTTTGACGATTATTTGTTGCCTTCGCTCCACTAGGAGGATAGCGCCCATGCCTGCCTCTTGACTGCATTGGGGAAGCCACTTGGCTTTTGTGACCACGAGTGGATGAAGAGGATGGCCGGTGAATAGAAGTACCATGGCTGCTCTTCCTAGTAGCTCTGTGTTCTGATCTAAGGCCACGATCAAATTGATGGGCACTGATGCCTAGCCTAACTGATCGTTCTGCACCATCCTTCACTGTGCTGACTTTAATAGCCTGCCGGTTAAAGTAAACCAAATTTGGAAGAAGCCCTTGCAAATGCTTCTTCAGATTTTCATCTCCAACATTCTTCTGTGCAGGGTTACCTTCCAAGCCAATGGCTTGCAAGGAATTATAGTTTGCTGCAAGTTGGCCAAGACATTTGGCAGTAGAGATTTTGTTGAAACGCAGATCCAAAACAGTCAATTTTAAGAGACGATGGAGACCCTCTACCTCACTTATCTTGTTTCCAGCCAAGTATAACTCTTTAAGAGAGGAACAAGAAGCCAAACCTTCAATGGATTATGTGACAGAATAACAGGAAGTAGATTAGAAGATTGAAATATTGGAAGGTAAACGAGTATTTTAGCAAGGAAAATAGAACAGCTAATCACGTGCAGTTTGTCACATACCATGACCAATTCTAAATATCCGATTGTAGCTCAGATTCAGCACACGAAGTCGAGTAAGCTCACGTAAACCCTCAATGGTGGATATATTATTCCTTGACAGATTCAACATGTGAAGTCCTCGAGGAAGAGCACCAGCAGTAATCCTTGCTGTAAGTACATGTACAAATAATGAGAAAGCAGATTTATACAAAAGGACAGTTCTGTATACTCCAGATCATAAGACTTCAAAAGATGTCAAAATAGAAGTTCAATCCAAAACTGAAACTATTTGCAGTTGAAGATACCTACCTATTGCATTTCCTGATAGATTAAGTACCTTCAAGCTGACAAATGCACTAAGAAACGGTATAACAACCAAACCATGATTTGCCAGTTGAGCTGTGGTTGCTGAGGCACTCAAAGAAGATATATATCTTTTTGCAGCTTCCATGCCAGGAGTTACCTTAACATCCACCTTTGCAGCAGTCAAATCATTATAGACAGCAGGTTCTGCTTTTACCTGATCATTGGGATGGGATAATTCAACTGAGTCTTCTGATGGGCGGACATGTTGAAGACCATTTACCCAATCCTCAATTCGCTTAATCTTAAAATCCTTGCCAGTCAATTCATTCCGATTCAGAACCCGCAATTCTTCTTGCAGCATTTTCATTGAACTTACCTCATCTGAAACTGGCACTATCCAGTCTTTCGCTGATGCGGAACAACTATAAGATTCAAATCCCTCATAAGAACTTTCAAAGttagttttatgatttttatgcatGCCATCGTCTCTTTCTTGTTCTCGCATCACCTCAGTATCAACATCATGAATTAAGGTCTCCTTTTGTCTCATGCTGAGAACATGCACATCCTCAGAGGATCTTGTACGGCGTGCCAAACATTTTGGAGG contains the following coding sequences:
- the LOC107909315 gene encoding uncharacterized protein, giving the protein MVRFSCFNAHIGSQKPKKTVQPSVEAMHTTIEDFSQVQAPKELTKAANMDSFFPETQTTAEIHESVEPVTVSSSPNPSWKSEDIKDGVILDSSSRVLQNPHYLKKCRSLGSGLCLEGRVPGQNDTDDQTDQGFSSDSHDHGLVEDGSKHIAVSQNASFSESVQVSSNHVYNEPVFSIGDSLLPEKDGHDISNLPLPCERANASGDHSPNNAPVIVKSCSMPNIVASALLFGGHSPPKCLARRTRSSEDVHVLSMRQKETLIHDVDTEVMREQERDDGMHKNHKTNFESSYEGFESYSCSASAKDWIVPVSDEVSSMKMLQEELRVLNRNELTGKDFKIKRIEDWVNGLQHVRPSEDSVELSHPNDQVKAEPAVYNDLTAAKVDVKVTPGMEAAKRYISSLSASATTAQLANHGLVVIPFLSAFVSLKVLNLSGNAIARITAGALPRGLHMLNLSRNNISTIEGLRELTRLRVLNLSYNRIFRIGHGLASCSSLKELYLAGNKISEVEGLHRLLKLTVLDLRFNKISTAKCLGQLAANYNSLQAIGLEGNPAQKNVGDENLKKHLQGLLPNLVYFNRQAIKVSTVKDGAERSVRLGISAHQFDRGLRSEHRATRKSSHGTSIHRPSSSSTRGHKSQVASPMQSRGRHGRYPPSGAKATNNRQNHHVDLGSKVLNFKSELSMRRTQSEGTLGLL